The Austwickia sp. genome includes a region encoding these proteins:
- the deoD gene encoding purine-nucleoside phosphorylase — MATPHISAEPGDFAPALLMPGDPKRAQRIAEQLMPDARLVTDVRGMLGYTGTVDGRALSVMGSGMGMPSATIYATELYKFYDVERIVRVGTTGGISRRVAVGDVIVATGAHTDSSINQHRLPGLNFSAVASFELAAAAMRAAQGRDGVHVGTVVSKDHFYFASPFADLELYGQYGILGVEMEAAGLFGVAAEFGRQALAILTVSDHLLDGSSDMSAAERETRFTGALDLAVAAAFC, encoded by the coding sequence ATGGCCACACCGCACATCTCCGCCGAGCCGGGCGACTTCGCTCCGGCCCTCCTCATGCCCGGTGACCCGAAGCGCGCGCAGCGCATCGCCGAACAGCTGATGCCCGACGCGCGGCTGGTCACGGACGTCCGGGGGATGCTGGGCTACACGGGCACCGTGGACGGGCGGGCGTTGTCGGTGATGGGTTCGGGGATGGGGATGCCGTCGGCGACGATCTACGCGACGGAGCTGTACAAGTTCTACGACGTCGAGCGCATCGTTCGGGTCGGCACCACGGGCGGCATCTCCCGACGGGTGGCCGTCGGCGACGTGATCGTCGCGACGGGCGCGCACACCGACTCCTCGATCAACCAACACCGCCTGCCCGGGCTCAACTTCTCGGCGGTCGCGAGCTTCGAGCTGGCCGCCGCCGCGATGCGGGCGGCGCAGGGCCGCGACGGGGTGCACGTGGGGACCGTGGTGAGCAAGGACCACTTCTACTTCGCGTCGCCGTTCGCGGATCTGGAGCTGTACGGGCAGTACGGGATCCTGGGCGTCGAGATGGAGGCCGCCGGGCTGTTCGGGGTGGCGGCGGAGTTCGGCCGGCAGGCCCTGGCCATCCTCACCGTCAGCGATCATCTCCTCGACGGCAGCTCCGACATGAGCGCGGCCGAGCGGGAGACCCGGTTCACCGGTGCGCTCGACCTGGCCGTCGCGGCGGCGTTCTGCTGA